Within Nematostella vectensis chromosome 1, jaNemVect1.1, whole genome shotgun sequence, the genomic segment GAACAGTTTTGCAGGATTTATTCTGTGTACATTCTGATCAACGGCAACGCAGAAATGAACTGGTATCGTAACATCACTTCTCTGTTACTACAAGTTATCACACTTCTATTCTGCTTCTGTGGATTAATATACGGACAAAACGTTACTGCAGTTATTAGCACTGAGTATGGACCAGTCCGAGGGCTTAGGCATTCCTTAAAGAACGGTAACATTGCAGTGAAGTTTCTAGGTATACCTTATGCAACGGCATCGAGATTCGAACGTCCTAGAAACCCTGCCAAGTGGACGCAAACCCTGGATGCGGTCAACCCTAAAGTGTGTCCTCAGACAGGGGAGCAAGTTGTTGACGAGAATTGCCTGACGTTGAATGTTTACAAGCCTTCCGCCACACGGAACAGCTCCCTACCAGTACTGGTGTTCATTCACGGCGGCGCATTCATGCGATTTAGCGCGCACGAGGATGACCCAAGTCTACTTGCCACAGAGCAGGGTATCATGGTCGTAACGATCAACTACAGGCTAGGAATTCTAGGCTTTCTCTGCTCTGGTGACATCAAAGAGAATTTAGGCTTACTGGACCAGATATATGCCTTAAAATGGGTTCAAAACAATATAGAAAGGTAAGGTCATGACTCAACTGAATATAATAATTTCTTAGACTATGTGGGCATGCTAATTAAATGCATTGTTTGAGATATAACTAGGCTACCTTTATTATCGAGCGTGAAATGTTTAGGATTTTACTGTACCGTGgggaaaaaaatgcattaGTCGATTTGACTCCTTGTCCATTGCTGACCCCAATCTCAAGTTTTTGTGTACATACTGATATATATGCCATCTGATCCTAGCACTTATTGGGTTTATATCGTACCCTGATAGTTAAAGCGCCTTTTTGGTAAATGTATACGGTCTTTTACACTACAATGACGACGGATGCTAAGACACTTAGGCGAATCTCGATTTCTAACTTACAGATGGACTGAGACGCTTCAGCCCCTTCAACTATACACACAAAGAATGACAAGCGGTGATTATGACTGAAATCCGCTTAGTTCCACCATCAGTTCACCGCACGAGAACGGCACACTACATGCACACAGTACACTTTGACTTTCAAAAAAGCCTAGATAGTTCCGTATTCTGTTAAGGCCAATTCgattattataaattaatgcaaattgttttatttgttctttGTGAAATGTAATGTATTGCTTTTCATGCTTTATTGTCACTCTTTCTGTAAGCTTGTCTTTTCCGATTagcgagaaaacaaaaagtgtAGTTTAGACTGACACAAGGGTGCAAACATTTACTTTGCTGAGTTGTTCAGATATTAACTACCATGTCATTTCGCATTAGTATTTTCCTTTCCTaagttaaaataaagaaaaaataaacaatacagGTTAATTTCGAAGTCTTTGTTTGAAAAGCGTCGTAAATATTTTACGAGCTGGCCGGTGTTAATTAGGCTAGTGGCGAGAGACATTTCACTTTGGACTAACATCTCTCTTTTGTTGCGCTACAATAGATTAGATCCCTACCATCGCGTAATTGTTAGTTATGTAAAACAAGTTACTAGACGGCGTTAAAATCTCCTGGTGATTTAAGGTGTCCCCCATAGGGCGCTGTCAAATTATCTGATATATCTTTTTCCCTCGACCACCAAAGTGCGATCATGATGTTTCCAAACGAGTTATCTATACTTAACCCATTAAAATAACATATCAATGCTCAGCTTAAATCTCGGCTACAGATTTATGTCAagcaattatatttttttccatttatttatcAGGCTTGAAATGCTTTGCATGTTaggtttagttttttttatttgtttgcaaATGATCTTATAATTTTGTCCGCTATGTCAGGAAATAATGTTTTGCGTAAACTCAAGCCATTATATAGCTCTTTCAAATTTTGTGTCGTGGATTACAAATGCTTTTGGTGAGTGTTGAGTGGACAAGGAAGAATATTGCTATAacacttttatttttatagagCAAATATCGCTTCACACATTTAGCACGTGACAACACCCAAGCCGATAGTGTGGCACTTCTTGCGTGACATGACACTATCTCCTTACGTGACATCCTGTCACGTTAAGAAGACCCTTTAAGTGTCATTTTGTATCGACATAAACGTCAGGCCCACAGCATGCCCTTACGATGAATGAAAGCAGCAGTGATGGGGCAATTAATATTGAATACATAAGTATTGTGTGTGGGGCTCATTgtctttacaaaaaaaacattgtagCAACTCTACCTGATATGCCTTACAAGGCAGGTTTACTCCATCTTTTTTGTTGCAGATTTGGTGGAGACCGTAGCCAGGTGACGATAGGTGGTCTATCCGCTGGAGGTGAGAGTGCGTCGATACTAATGTTGTCTCCCCTGGCAACCGGGCTATTCACCGGTGTATTCGCTATGAGCGGCACGCCCGTGCCCACCCTAGAAGGGAGAAAGGATGTCGAGACTGCTGCCAGGTAGGAGCAAGAGCCTTCTGTGAAACAAGGGAGGCGAATACACCTTTCATTGCTTGAAACTCGGCGCAATttacacacaaaaaagaaaacttcaTTCCGTTTATGTTTGATTGTGGAAAAGATAATGATCAGGTTTCTTTTATACCGTTGTAGGAAGAGGAAACAGGCGTAGAAATAACCGAGCTTTAGAACGCGGACTTCTTCATTTTATGGAAATTAGATAAGAAAAaagataattttgttttctaaatATTGTATAGATGCTGGAAAAAAGTCACACATTTGTATTTCAGCCCATTAGAGTTCGTTGTTCTGATATACTGAATAGACAAGTTGTCTGCTTTTCAGGCGTGTAGCGGAAGTGCTTGGTTGTATTGATGTTGGCCAGCGGATCACCGATTGCCTTCGAGAGAAATCCACCGCTGAAATAGTGTCGGCGATGCAGAACGTCTCTATGAAATTTGCGCCCTGTGTGGATGGTCATGTGATCCCTAGTAAGTGCGAAAAGACATGAGATCGTGATGCTACCGGATCATGTTGGCCTCAGCAATTAAAATTGTTTCTCGTTTCTCATACGATATTTCCGGGCGTCACCATTTTTGCCATCGTGGTAGCCAGGTCCGGTTTCCTAGAAAGCAAGTTAACGCTAACACAGTGATGAATGTCCTTTCTATCCAATCAAAAGTCAAAAAAGCCGTATTtttccctgggttagcgcttaCTTGATTTGTTGGAACCGGCCCCTGGTGATGAAATGGTGTCTCAACAATAAACAATGTTCCTAAATAAACTGTAGACTCTCTGCTCTATTTGTTGCATGTCGAATTCTAACAGGTTTTTGGATTCGGCATTTAATAGGTACTAGCGCTCTTGGTGAGAGTAGAGAATTGAAGAAGCTGAATGTTATGATGGGTGCTACGAACGATGAGGGTAGCTTCCAGCTTCACGTCTCTCCAGGTGAGATCCTCACCCCAAACCCAACCCCCCTCGCATGGCAGCGCGTGACAATGTCAAGGTTGTAAGCTGTAGGCTTGAAGGGGCGTTCCTGGGCCGTTTTCAGTTTTAAGCTCACAAGTACATATATAGTTATTCTGGTATATTTGTTCGAAACTCTGGTCAGACCCAAGCTTGACTGGCTGCTACAAGCCTGTCTTGGGACCTTAGGTAAAAGAATCCCTAAACATCGTAAGCTCGTACGCTAAGATTGGGTCCTCGGCTGTTATGATGAGGCGAAGCAAAAGCCATCGTTGTTACAATTGATACCCTCGTAGTCTGGCTTGTGCTGGCTAACTGGCCATGATGTTGATATAAAACCTGATTATTTACAGACCTTAGCAGACAGGACCTTGATCACGGGATCAGTCGGCAGACATTCACGCAATACATACGCAACCAAACCTGGATAACTGGTCAAACCAACCAGGTATCTCATGCCATAGAGCAGGTCTACACTGATTGGTCAAATGAGGACAATGCTAATAAGACACGTGAAAGTTTAGTGGACGTCATTACGGATCACTGGATTGTGGTGCCAACAGTTACTACCCTACGCGCATGCGCTAAGGCTGGTGCTAGAAcatttttctatttctttgaaaaaaagcCTCCAgtggaaagaaaaataaaaggtAAGCTAGCAATGTGGAGTGTTGTCGAtaaattaatataatatatctGTAAAATTTAggatacaatacaccaaaagcTGGAATTCGACATGTCTGCCCTggaagacgaaaatttggcatagtcgaattccagtttttggtgtattgtattcattcttctggttcacgaacacgactatttgggctttttgtatttatttgtaaAATTTAGGAATGTTGGTGAAACACTTGGCCAGACTTGGTCTATACATCTGACCCCTGTGCATTGGAGCCTACAAAATTCTATGGTTATCTTATGTTTCCCTGACAGGTATAACTCAAGCCCCTGGATGGTTCAGGGCAACACACGGCGCTGATAATAGCTATTTGTTTGGAGGAGATTTAGACATGACTTGGGTCAATGACAGCCTGAAGGCAGACAGGGAATTTGCCAAACGTTTTAGGACTTTTATTGCAAACTTCGTGAAAACAGGGTAAGTACATAGGATCGACAGGGGATTCAAGTGATATACGTGCTGAATATCAGGAGTATCACGCCCTGATTAGGACTTGGAGGGAACAAAGTGGCGTTTCAAATATTAACGGGACGTCTTGAAATATTCAATGAGTGCGTTCGGAATCGAAGATCGATGGGGGACGCCGGAATCAGGATCGGAATAGGAACCCAGAGCGTAGAGTAAAGAGAACCAGGAAAACAAGGCGCGAGAACACTGACCCACTTTTTCTTCAAGTGATTTCTATCGTGTAAAAACCCATCATGTATTTACTTACAGAGACCCAAATGGCGCAACCGTACCCACTTGGCCCCAGTTCACCCCCGTTCATCAGCAGTACGTAAGCATGGATTCGCAGATTTCACTCGGATCCAATCTACGCGCGGATAAAGTCCATTTCTGGAACAAGTTCCTTCCCTCTCTGACGTCTTCAGATCCGCCTTCTCAGGAGCCTCCAACCGACAAACCCGAGCATCACGTGAAGAGGCGTGATAAAGGTAGGAACTTGGACTTCTTTGGCATGGCCGGTTAGTAGGAACTTTAAGTGTCGCAGGGGAAGGAACTCGGAGAGCTTTAGTTCTCTCACGCAGTGATCCAAACAAACACTCTATAGAGGATGGCAAATGTGAATGTTATATTGCCAAGACGAACCCTGTTATTttgttgattttattttcaatatcATGCGGAAAAGGGGTCTCATATAACATACACTCATTTTGTCTACACTGTGAGAACCTGTGTCGTAGCGCGCGTTTCATCATGGATAATATATTGGACAAAACTCTGGTTTCTGAAAAATACTATGCAGGTGTTTAAGGCCTTTATAAGATAAAAGTTCTACATATTTACAGCTTATAAGTTGTTTCTTTTGCTCATTGTTGATCTAGGTGTGTACGATTATTACGCACTTTCCcctaatgttttatttcttggcTTAGTTGTGATCGCCCTGGCGTTAACATCCGTCATCTTTATCGTGGTCGCCATCTTGCTCTTTATTATGCTTCTCTACACCTGTATCAAGACAATCAGACTTGCGCGCGTGGCTAAAGGGGGATACTCCGCTGAACTAGTGGAGAAAGACGGTAATACCGAGACCACTTAGAAACCAGAACCTTAGCAACGTGATGGCTAGCAACGGCAAAGGAATGGCTTTGAAGTGGGCTTTGTGGTCCCTAAAAGCTGCTTTGGGTGCGCTCTTCCAAATGGGGTTTAACCCCGACGCTAGagttttaaagccgcattgtcaccagtttacttccggccgattacctaacaatatccgaagatttttaacggaaaatgcgaaaaatatttcaaaatattgaaagcagtgtgtctattggaagtttctttgaggatgtgattgatattttagagcggatggcctgttaaatatctcggattctaatagattcttttgtcttttaacggttgaggtttccgtcggacctccgaaagtaaattggtgacaatgcggctttaaataagttttttgtacagtatttttttattgccaGTTTTAATTGTGAGAATAATATATGCAGAAAACATGTAAGTTTGTATGTAAGTTATAAGCAGAAACCGATGGTTTTAACTGGTAATATTAAGTCTTAATGTTAAGTCTAAGTGTTAAGTCTTAATTCCCTCCACAGGTATGCCTGTCTATACATGGCTTTTATGAGTTATCTTGTTCTTGTCTCTTTTCTGCTCTGGCTCTGACTCTTTAATAAATAGTATTTGCGCCAATTGTGACGGATAGAGTTTTGAGCCATTCAAAATATATCTAGCGATAAGATTTTTTTACTAGCTTCAAAGCTTTTTcctcgagtgaataattcatGATGATCTTCAAATAAGAACTCACATGATTGTTTGGAAATAGAATTATCAGCCCGTATCTAATGCAAATTTTAAATTGCGTTGTGTTAGGGCTTacattattttgcatttgcatttgttttctttagaattgattttttttcgataagaaTTGTTCTTTCCGTCTGCCAAACTTAAGCATGTATTATGATACAATTATCCAGTATTTATATGACAAGGGTTTTTGGCATGGTCAACTTTTTCTTTAACAATTGGTAAATATGTATAGGAATTAATCTTTAGTCAAATAAAGACAAATATGTCCTTAATGACGTAACTCGGAGTTCCACACGACGTAGCAGTATGTATTCCGGCATCCTTCGCGCCTGGGGTTCGTCGTAGCATCACTGTTGCTTGCCTTAGTCCTTCCCCGTTCGCACGACTCCAAAAGTTTGACGTTGATCTACTGCACACGTTTGTTCTTCCCCTGAATGTATCGCCTAAAAGGAAACGTCTACCGTAACTTATATATCTTAATCGCGACAATTTTAAATCGGAAAAATGGCTCAAATTACAACCTCTCAAGTATCGAATGATATGGccaaacaaataatatttataaaaaacTTTTTCATTCATACCTTGGATACCGCCCATTTTGAGCTGATTAAAGATTATGTCTCCCTGCTTTGGATCAAACTTCTCCAGACCAGAGGAAGAGAACCGTGTCTTGCCGCGGCGAATGCTGCAAAAAGGGGTGACCAGTACAACTTGAGcacgaaaaagaaaaaaataataagcacGTCGACCTCATTCCGAGTATTGTCCTTTGTTACCCCTTCTGCACCCATCACAAATATCGCGCCTGCATTTTGTGccgaaaaaaaatcaacataggttccttatgttaacAAATCCAACCTTGAGTCGCCAAATATCCTCCAACACCTCGCATTGCCTCGGAACTCCTGTGTGTACATTACTCGTGTCCAGTCGCCCCGAATAAAGGTAGTGAGGCCCGACCCAGGCCTACTCTTGCAGCCGTATGACGTCACTTTAGCTTGGATAACCAGGCTTTTCTGGTCAGTCTTGTACGTGACCCGTACTCCGTGGTATTTGTGTTGCGTCACCCACGCTGGAGTCACCCTTACCCATGCACCTGGTGGGAAAAGAAATGCACTGAGTTGTCTCtagaaaattacgtttaacAATCCCTCTTTTGCTTGTTCTTTATTCATACTTTCAGCTGAGCATTTCCACTGGGCTCCACTAGGAGAGCGGGGGAGCTCACCCTCCTCGCCCCAGGCTACGCTGTTTTGACCATCGGCAAGTTCCGAATAACAATTGCCTTTCTGTCTTGAAAACTTTCGCACGACCTTCAATATAAAAAAGTCTTTTTCATCCAGCTCAAATGGAATAGAAGAAAAACGAATTTTCAGAGAGAGCAAAGAACAAGCATCCCTCCACACATTCTTAGACAACTGCAAGTTATGCATAAAGGATAATAGCTACATTTTAAAACTAAACCTTAAAACTTAAACAGTTAATAACATACGTGACTTTGTAATTTGCGTAGGGCAAGTAGGTCTTGGCGTGTGCACCGTCGTTATCACCGATGGAACACTTTGCATTTGTTGCGTTGTCTGGGTTTCTGTTGCAGCGTTAGTTgcttctgttgttgtttttgttgcagCGTTAGTTTCttctgttgtagtttttgttgCAGCTTTAGTTGCTTCTGTTGTTTCTGTTGCTGCTTcagttgcttttgttgtttctTTTGCAACTTCAGTTGCTTCTGTTGTTCTTCTTGTTGCAGCAATAGTTGcttctgttgttgtttctgttgCAGGTTTAGTTGCTTCTGTTGCAACTATAGTCGCTTTTGTTGCTGCTTTAgttgctattgttgttgtttctgttgCAGGTTTAGTTGcttctgttgttgtttctgtTTCAGGTTTAGTTGcttctgttgttgtttctgttgCAGCTTTAGTTGCTTCTGTTGTGGTTTCTGATGGTTTTTCTGTTGCAACTTCAGGTTCTTCTGTTTTTGCTTCTGCTGCTGTTGCAGTTGCTTCTGTTCTTGCTGGTTCAGTTGTTGTTGTACTTGGTTCTGTAGATGCTTCAGTCGCTTCAAACTTAGCGACCGTTCCCTGCGTTTCTTTCGTTGGGACGGTAGTGGGCGGCTGAGTCAAGAGATTTTGTGAATTGCACAGATCACTCTTACAACAGTCTAAACTGCATTTAGTAACTTtacctgaaataaaaataggaacaaaaaaattaaatctttagaaaacatttttaattttaacaaCTTTTTTTCCTCTCATCTTTCGTTTACTGATATTTTCTCTCTTCTTTCTCCCCTTACTTTTACCTTCTTCCCTTGTTTTAACTTCCACCCTTCCCAAACGCGTAGCTACATGAGTCGCCGCATCTATGATGATATTTATGCCAACTGACTGCATTGGATCTATGATGATATCTATGACAGCTTTCTGTGCATTAACATTAACTGGACTATTTCAAACTTGCAAGTAATCTGTTTGTATTTGTACCGGTTACGTTAACAGCATCGCATACAACTGACGGGACACACTGTAGGGAGTATGAGCAGTTCCGGAGCTCTTGATTAATTGATATTCCTGGCGAGATTTCCAGCGACACActtgaaagaaaaagcaataaTAAATGCATCAACTACTGAACAACGCGCTTCGCTCGTAAAGAACATTGGAATGAAACGCTTCGTAAATACATTGCATGATAATTTTATAATCATTTTCGTGAGTCCCTTATAAACAGCGCAAGCATTGCTTGGCAAAATAACCATCAGTGCTGGTCCAACAGTACTGGCACTGATGTGGGATGATGCTGTCTAGCTGTTGGACAAGGGGAGCTGACCTCTTTCAGAGTCAAAATTCTCAATAggacatataaaaaaaaaaacaatgaatcaCTGAAACCTGCCTCCAGATAACATTTTCATGATAGTAGCTGAGCAATATTTGTCTTGTTGTCAGCAGTGTTGGGCGATAGTTATTAGCGTAAACAAACAACCACatatttttctttacaaaAGTTACCTCAAAGTCGCGCAAAAATCTTGCGACATCAGCGAACCAGGTTCGTGATGACACACCACCTCTGTGGGGGGAGGGCAAGGGAACACAGGACCAACCGATGTAGTGGAGCAGATGTATGATAAACATCTCAAAGGTTTTTctatttaaagaaaataaaaaagcattttCTTCTAGGAccagagtaaaaaaatcataatagCATTAATTAGAATTAATCGTCGTACCGGTTGGTTTCGTGACTTCGTCCGTCATCTTTCCAGGTTGAGCAGGATCCCTTGTTGGTGCTGGAAGTTCTGTGGATGACGGAGGAGTGAGCTTTGTAGGCGCTGCGATTTCTGTTGTGATTGTTAGATTTGATACCGGTATTTTTGGTTGTTTAGTCAATTTGACTTCGCTAGTTGTTGACTCCAGACTATATGTTGCTTTCTGTGTCGTTGTCCTCCCCGCATTTGTTGGTGACATTGTTGCTCTTTTGGTGCCTGTTTTCGCGGTTGTTGTTTCTGTCGTTCTTGTAGGCGCTGCGGTTCTTGAGATTTTAGTATCTGTTATGACAGTTGGTGTTGTTTCTGGATTTATTATCAGTCGCTTTTCTGTTTCCGCGTCAGTTGCTATAGGACTTCCAGTCATTGAGGGCTGTGCTGTCGAAGCAATACCCGTCTCGTCTGTCGTTCTTTCCTCAGTAAAGCCTGCTGTTGGTGTAGTTGGAGCAGTACCTATCTCGTCTGTCGTTCTTTCCTCAGTGAAGCCAGCTGTTGGTGTAGCAGTGGGCGTACCCATAGTCGTCATAAGTTGCTCATCCGGGTCCTTGTTGCACAGATTTCCTTTGCAACACGTGGCATTACAGTTTGTCAAGAGACCTGTTTGGTTTGCCAGTGCACATATAACCTTTGGGTCGCAGCCGATGGAGTACGTACAGTTGCGCAACTCCTGGAAAAAGACCACACCATTTggtgtgcgcatgcgcatccTGAAACAAATGAAAAGGCGATTTCTAAAGATTAGGATCCAAATAAGGCCACAGGTTCATTATATTTTGGAATGTATACGCATGGATTCGGACTATAACAAGCAACAGCAGAAGAAGAGGGAATGGGAAGTAGAAATAGGAATAAGATAATAATGAAAGGAGATAATGATGGGGTTCAAAGTATGATTATTTGAGGATGCGCTAGTGAAGGGTTGGAAGAGTAAAACTACTTTATGATGTTTACGGTGATAATTATGCTgcagataatgatgatattgatcaaatgataataattaaatGTTGATCAATTTGAGAATGCTGCAAATGATTAATAAACAGGGAGAATACTGTTGATGGAGATGGAAATGGTTAAACGTTAATAGTGCTGCTGCTAACTGTGATTAAGTCGTGACTGACTTGACGTTTCAATAAGCTCATTTCGCATCAAAGAAGGCGGAAAATCcccctaagtacttagtgagaaATCTCAAACGaaattttttaattgatgcgacgttttgtaaagtgtcattgtaatttgagcttttcgttcCTGAGCTCATACATCATAGtacaaggatgatcaaggaaaaaattatcttaaaaagccaaaatctgggaatgtgcatttcggcctgAAGTAATTTGTGAAGCGAAAATCcgtccggaatacaaggaactgatggccattgtaagaaattgtccATCTTTGGCATGTTCAGGGTTTTTACCGTCATGTCGTCGTGAATGCTGCTGATGATTGTAGGATTGAACAGGAATTACCGTATGCTGCTGATAACGGTAGTCAAGGATCATGGTCCGGTTGCTATGGTAACCTCACCTCGCTGTCAGGCAGCCATCTGGGAGAAGGTAGGACCCAGGATCGCCAACACATTTGATCTCTCTTTTAGGTTGACACTTTGCGACGGGTCCGACCGAGGAGTTCACGCACAGATACTCAACGCACATATGTCCTGTTGCACATAGAAATAAATACATCTCacacaagaacaaaaaagaaacgCACTAGCTACTAAGCGGAGCCGTAGCAGGACACGTGAGATTGGGAGGCACAAGACAGAAACATTTCTGGTAAATTTTTGGAAATATTAGGGGGCCAGTGCCGCACCCCCGCTACGGCCATGCTAAGCTGTGACAGCTTGAACTGCCACCTTTAAGTGCATCTGAAGGAATAAAACCGATATCCTTCAAAACGGCTTCGATATCTAATATCTCCTATGCTTAAAGAATCTTTATTACCAAAAATTCCCGATTTCCCATATTACACGATTTTTTTACAGCCCTTTTAATATACCAGTCTGTAAAACACCTTTGTCGCTGACCGACAAACGTATTGCGGGCGCGTGGCTCGAAAATCAAACTTGTCAGCTTGCGCGCAGTCTGCATCTTTATTAAGCATTCGCGTTACTAGCGCATCTTCCTGTGAATCAACAAGCTCTGCCGAGTGAGAAAGCGATGCCAGTGACATTGAGACAGAGAAAGCGACTCGACAACAATACAGCAACGTATTTTTGCCATACCAAGACGAGTCATTTGCGGACAAATGATATATGGCTGTCGAATTATCGAAAAATAAGGAAGCGAAAAGGGAACTGGAGGAGAAGCTTGTGAGCCGTCTAAATGGTTTGACAACAGAAGAATCGTAAGTGTGATATCTGTAGATACGAACAAAAGGAATTATATCCGTTTCTTCGATTCTACGctactttttttgtttgaacacAGCAAGTTTTACATTCAGATACCGTGGATATACGAccctaaaataaaattaaacgaTTTACCTGTTGGCCGTTTTCGTCAGCTCGTCTTTTTCTGACTTGACATGAGTATTTTGTATTGTAAGATGTTCACATAGTaatgtttacattttaaaaGGCAAAATACGATGTCCTACACGAGACGAAAATATGATCACTGTTTGTGCGAAAAAAATATGGGTTTCTCTAACACAAATTCCCGCGAGCTCTTGTAATTCTCCATATAAATGGTGATCATTTCGCGCCAACTGGAGCTTTATCCGTGAGGGAACTGGGCAAGTAGGTGTTTTACAGACTGGTATATTCAAAAGGCTGTAAAAAAATCGGGGATCATGGGAAATCGGGGGTTTTTGGTAATAAAGATTCTTCTAGCATAGGAGATATTAGATATCGATGGATGAACCGTTTTGAAGGATACTGCTTTTATTCCTTCAGATGCACTTTAAGATACTGTATATGCATTTGTGACCAATACCCGTATTATGTCGAAATCCTATTTACCTAGATATTTAATTTCGACAACCCCCGGCTAAACAGTAATTTACATATTCAAGCTTGCTCACCCACGGCTCAACGTAACATTTATATTGATATCTACTAGGCTTGACCACTCTCCGCTGGACATCTACCTTGGTATATAGGCTTGCTAAACCACGGCTCAAAATCCCCATTTACTTTGGTATATAGAATTGCTAGCCCACGGCATTACACCCCCATTAACCATTTACCTTGGTATATAGGCTTGCTAACCCACGGCTCAACACCCCCATTTACTTTGGTATATAGACTTGCTAGCCCACGGCTTAACACCTCCATTTACCCTTTACCTTGGTATATAGGCTTGCTAACCCACGGCTCAACACCCCCATTTACCATATACCTTGGTATATAGGCTTCCTCACCCAAGGCTTAACACCTCCATTTACCTTGGTATATAGGCTTCCTGACCCACGGCTCAACACCTCCATTTATCATGGAATATAGGCTTGATAACCAACGGCTCAACAACCCCATTTACCATTTACCTTGGTATATAGGCTTGCTCACCCACGGCTCAACACCTCCATATACCTTTGTATATAAGCTCGATAACCCACGGCTCAACGCCCTCATTTACCATTTACCTTGGTATATAGGCTTACTCACCCACGGCTCAACATCCTCATTTACCATTTACCTTGGTATATAGGCTAACTCTCCCACGGCTCAACATCCTAATTTACCATTTACCTTGGTATATAGGCTTCCTCACCCACGGCTTAACACCTCCATTTACCTTTGTGTATAGGCTTGCTAACCCACGCCTTAACACCTCCATTTACCATTTACCTTGGTATATAGGCTTCCTCACCCACGGCTTAACACCTCCATTTACCATTTACCTTGGTATATAGGCTTGCTCACCCACGGCTCAAAACCTCCAAATACCTTGGTATATACGCTCGATAGCCCACGGCTCAACGCCCTCATTTACCATTTACCTTGG encodes:
- the LOC5519072 gene encoding carboxylesterase 5A, yielding MNWYRNITSLLLQVITLLFCFCGLIYGQNVTAVISTEYGPVRGLRHSLKNGNIAVKFLGIPYATASRFERPRNPAKWTQTLDAVNPKVCPQTGEQVVDENCLTLNVYKPSATRNSSLPVLVFIHGGAFMRFSAHEDDPSLLATEQGIMVVTINYRLGILGFLCSGDIKENLGLLDQIYALKWVQNNIERFGGDRSQVTIGGLSAGGESASILMLSPLATGLFTGVFAMSGTPVPTLEGRKDVETAARRVAEVLGCIDVGQRITDCLREKSTAEIVSAMQNVSMKFAPCVDGHVIPSTSALGESRELKKLNVMMGATNDEGSFQLHVSPDLSRQDLDHGISRQTFTQYIRNQTWITGQTNQVSHAIEQVYTDWSNEDNANKTRESLVDVITDHWIVVPTVTTLRACAKAGARTFFYFFEKKPPVERKIKGITQAPGWFRATHGADNSYLFGGDLDMTWVNDSLKADREFAKRFRTFIANFVKTGDPNGATVPTWPQFTPVHQQYVSMDSQISLGSNLRADKVHFWNKFLPSLTSSDPPSQEPPTDKPEHHVKRRDKVVIALALTSVIFIVVAILLFIMLLYTCIKTIRLARVAKGGYSAELVEKDGNTETT
- the LOC5519071 gene encoding uncharacterized protein LOC5519071, translated to MGYLLCVLTCAVLFAGSAYAAGPGFGCNDTYLLQELHKCEKMMLDALINNASADCRTETQRLQNCSRRLITDTCYGSLYVVYPKLKDALEQVMDVTLKQFNNAQFYCSEDQVSMKWDSIPTSIKSALPCHRRFFDESIQCAEQFRRHFVKNRKDPNLCSLYTQSKRCSFELSLRYCTNSSVLAVNKLNPFCPDGVDLEPRVVKPKYQGHMCVEYLCVNSSVGPVAKCQPKREIKCVGDPGSYLLPDGCLTARMRMRTPNGVVFFQELRNCTYSIGCDPKVICALANQTGLLTNCNATCCKGNLCNKDPDEQLMTTMGTPTATPTAGFTEERTTDEIGTAPTTPTAGFTEERTTDETGIASTAQPSMTGSPIATDAETEKRLIINPETTPTVITDTKISRTAAPTRTTETTTAKTGTKRATMSPTNAGRTTTQKATYSLESTTSEVKLTKQPKIPVSNLTITTEIAAPTKLTPPSSTELPAPTRDPAQPGKMTDEVTKPTEKPLRCLSYICSTTSVGPVFPCPPPTEVVCHHEPGSLMSQDFCATLSVSLEISPGISINQELRNCSYSLQCVPSVVCDAVNVTGKVTKCSLDCCKSDLCNSQNLLTQPPTTVPTKETQGTVAKFEATEASTEPSTTTTEPARTEATATAAEAKTEEPEVATEKPSETTTEATKAATETTTEATKPETETTTEATKPATETTTIATKAATKATIVATEATKPATETTTEATIAATRRTTEATEVAKETTKATEAATETTEATKAATKTTTEETNAATKTTTEATNAATETQTTQQMQSVPSVITTVHTPRPTCPTQITKSRAWVRVTPAWVTQHKYHGVRVTYKTDQKSLVIQAKVTSYGCKSRPGSGLTTFIRGDWTRVMYTQEFRGNARCWRIFGDSSIRRGKTRFSSSGLEKFDPKQGDIIFNQLKMGGIQGDTFRGRTNVCSRSTSNFWSRANGEGLRQATVMLRRTPGAKDAGIHTATSCGTPSYVIKDIFVFI